One Pseudomonas muyukensis DNA segment encodes these proteins:
- a CDS encoding pyocin knob domain-containing protein — translation MPLDSIKLGTPPSGADGDVLRTAFMRINNNFKMMDDMGLTAPISPTRDISDLNQATNPGWYSALSGTTAHLPPGITYPVVCVAQTAVGFIVQIALDPMTGKSASRGFNANTQAWSAWRSTPAASDLGTAAFAALTTSPRDSTAGRVLKVGDFAVGGFAPGVVEGDINALRATGDYYVEGKSLGVLPFNTNGYLRVCSVAGSYAMQSFTAYNDSSLYQRMLINGTWTGWYEKCAPTTGLSVSSNLNFEYNRDCQFIDTTVNRPAFIAYGVVRTMWRAANSECVQVAWSVTNELTAMRRVLGGAWTAWVNTTPMGTVGQGWQATARALNTSYVNDSGRPIQVKALVGPATQVNSYLQWVVNGVTLTGSYSGAAGQYIDTGAIIVPAGAAYGLFVGNNPGPLNSWVEMR, via the coding sequence ATGCCACTCGATTCGATCAAGCTGGGAACCCCTCCCAGCGGCGCGGACGGTGACGTTCTGCGCACCGCGTTCATGCGGATCAACAACAACTTCAAGATGATGGACGACATGGGGCTGACCGCGCCCATTTCGCCTACCCGGGATATTTCCGACCTCAACCAGGCGACCAACCCAGGTTGGTACAGTGCCTTGAGTGGAACGACGGCCCACCTTCCGCCCGGGATAACCTACCCAGTGGTGTGTGTCGCACAGACAGCCGTAGGGTTCATTGTCCAGATCGCGCTGGATCCGATGACGGGCAAGTCGGCGAGCCGAGGCTTCAATGCCAATACCCAGGCCTGGAGCGCTTGGCGCTCGACCCCGGCGGCATCCGACCTTGGCACCGCGGCCTTCGCGGCCCTGACCACATCCCCCCGCGACTCCACCGCTGGCCGGGTATTGAAGGTCGGGGACTTCGCCGTCGGCGGCTTCGCCCCAGGTGTGGTCGAGGGTGACATCAACGCGCTGCGCGCCACCGGTGACTATTACGTCGAGGGCAAGAGCCTTGGCGTGCTGCCGTTCAATACCAACGGTTATCTGCGTGTGTGCTCGGTGGCGGGCAGTTATGCCATGCAGTCGTTCACCGCCTACAACGACAGCAGCCTCTACCAGCGAATGCTGATCAATGGCACCTGGACGGGGTGGTATGAGAAGTGTGCACCGACCACTGGGCTGAGTGTTTCCAGCAACCTGAACTTCGAATACAACCGGGACTGTCAGTTTATCGATACCACGGTCAACCGACCCGCGTTCATTGCCTATGGCGTGGTGCGCACCATGTGGCGAGCGGCCAACAGTGAATGCGTGCAGGTCGCCTGGTCGGTCACCAATGAACTGACGGCCATGCGCCGGGTACTGGGTGGCGCCTGGACGGCATGGGTCAATACCACGCCGATGGGGACCGTGGGCCAGGGCTGGCAAGCGACCGCCCGGGCACTCAATACCTCGTACGTGAACGACAGCGGGCGGCCCATCCAGGTCAAGGCACTGGTCGGTCCTGCCACCCAGGTCAACTCATACCTGCAGTGGGTCGTCAATGGCGTCACCCTCACTGGGTCCTACAGCGGCGCCGCAGGCCAGTACATCGACACCGGCGCGATCATTGTCCCGGCGGGCGCGGCGTATGGTTTGTTCGTCGGCAACAACCCGGGGCCGCTCAACAGCTGGGTGGAAATGCGATGA
- a CDS encoding tail fiber assembly protein, which produces MFDPHMKYYRDEPWDGLAMIHAFKADGAQDGYIDSALVALSEAEVRAYYQRLLTPDPGSAAQAEVARLRSLADSAIAPLQDAVELDDASEVETARLQAWKRYRIALNRVVEQPGYPAEIDWPALPS; this is translated from the coding sequence ATGTTTGATCCGCACATGAAGTATTACCGTGACGAGCCATGGGATGGCCTGGCGATGATCCATGCCTTCAAGGCCGATGGCGCGCAGGATGGGTATATCGACAGCGCCCTGGTTGCGCTGAGCGAAGCCGAGGTCCGGGCGTATTACCAAAGGCTGTTGACGCCCGACCCTGGCAGCGCTGCCCAGGCTGAAGTCGCGCGTCTGCGCAGCCTTGCCGACAGCGCCATCGCCCCGCTGCAAGATGCCGTCGAGCTGGATGACGCCAGCGAGGTCGAGACCGCTCGCTTGCAAGCCTGGAAGCGCTACCGCATCGCGTTGAACCGTGTGGTCGAGCAGCCAGGCTACCCCGCCGAGATCGACTGGCCAGCGCTGCCGTCCTGA
- a CDS encoding phage major tail tube protein, protein MAMIPETLANLNLFVDGVSFQGDVPSLTLPKLTLKTEEYRPGGMDMPVELDQGMEKQEAAFTTTGVRRESLKFFGLADGTGFNGTFRGAFKGLKGKINPVIVTLRGALKEVDMGDWKSGDKAEIKHSVAVTYYKLEVDGRLVYEIDALGMKRVIDGVDQLAAQRAALGL, encoded by the coding sequence ATGGCAATGATTCCCGAAACACTGGCCAACCTGAACCTGTTCGTCGATGGCGTCAGCTTTCAGGGCGACGTACCCAGCCTGACCCTGCCCAAGCTCACCCTGAAGACCGAGGAGTACCGCCCCGGCGGCATGGACATGCCGGTCGAGCTGGACCAGGGCATGGAGAAGCAGGAAGCCGCCTTCACCACCACCGGCGTGCGCCGCGAGTCGCTGAAGTTCTTCGGCCTGGCCGACGGCACCGGCTTCAACGGTACCTTCCGCGGCGCCTTCAAGGGCCTCAAGGGCAAGATCAACCCGGTGATCGTCACCCTGCGTGGTGCGCTCAAGGAAGTCGACATGGGCGACTGGAAGTCCGGTGACAAGGCCGAGATCAAGCACAGCGTCGCCGTCACCTACTACAAGCTCGAGGTCGATGGCCGCCTGGTCTACGAAATCGATGCCCTGGGCATGAAACGGGTGATCGATGGTGTCGACCAACTGGCCGCCCAGCGCGCGGCACTGGGTCTTTAA
- a CDS encoding phage tail protein — translation MSRADDLAAIERGLLAVRGLNNAPIIANKVLTENDTGVVLVDASAGSLLIVLPAATKPMDIRVQRIDNSGNNLTVRAAGGESVKFHTHLRPAGYGHFVLLGAGDFWHLRSDGVGNWLLLDRFDNTPLGRIAFETTTATNPGGWGRPDARLLGRGDWPWLWDHAEQSGMLVNDAQRAGMEGGWTRGDGTSTFRIPELRGEFMRSLDEGRAVDPTRTPGSYQSASLVHGEIVDAVSSFRRMQNMKPKFFDVADTNETVAVSTTTASVTTQTIAANSVYFGAVRPRNIAYPSRIKLI, via the coding sequence ATGAGTCGCGCCGATGATCTGGCCGCGATTGAGCGCGGCTTGCTGGCGGTACGAGGGCTGAACAATGCCCCGATCATCGCCAACAAAGTGTTGACCGAGAATGATACCGGCGTGGTACTGGTCGATGCCTCCGCCGGCTCGCTGTTGATTGTGCTGCCGGCGGCGACCAAGCCGATGGACATCCGCGTGCAACGGATCGACAACAGCGGCAACAACCTGACCGTGCGGGCCGCAGGCGGCGAGTCGGTCAAGTTTCATACCCATCTGCGCCCGGCAGGCTATGGCCACTTTGTGCTGCTGGGCGCCGGTGACTTTTGGCATTTACGCAGTGATGGCGTTGGTAACTGGCTGCTGCTCGACCGGTTCGATAACACCCCGCTGGGACGCATCGCCTTTGAAACCACGACAGCCACCAACCCAGGCGGCTGGGGACGGCCTGATGCTCGGTTGTTGGGGCGTGGCGATTGGCCCTGGCTATGGGACCACGCCGAGCAGTCCGGAATGCTGGTAAACGATGCTCAAAGGGCCGGGATGGAAGGTGGATGGACCCGTGGTGACGGGACCAGCACTTTCCGTATCCCCGAGCTGCGCGGTGAGTTCATGCGCTCGCTTGACGAGGGACGCGCAGTGGATCCGACACGAACGCCTGGTTCATACCAGTCCGCTTCGCTGGTACATGGGGAGATCGTTGATGCAGTTTCGTCATTCCGGCGAATGCAAAATATGAAACCTAAGTTTTTCGATGTCGCTGATACAAACGAAACCGTAGCGGTGTCGACGACGACGGCGTCCGTCACTACACAAACAATTGCGGCGAACAGTGTCTACTTTGGTGCTGTAAGACCTCGCAACATAGCCTATCCAAGCCGTATCAAACTGATCTGA
- a CDS encoding phage tail sheath subtilisin-like domain-containing protein, translating to MSGFFHGVTVTNVDTGARSIALPSSSIIGLVDTFSEGPGASAKANDLVLITSEREAVAAFGQDAAITKACRAIYSRAKAVIVACGVAKLEDAAEQTSAIIGNVLADGKRTGLQALLDGKSRFNAQPRLLVTPKHSATPAVGTALVALADKLRAIAIIDGPNSTDEAAIAYAKNFGAKRAFLVDPGVRYWDNAEQATVDAPGSAWVAGLFAFTDREYGFWASPSNKEFVGITGTSRAVEFLDGDDSCRANLLNNANIATIIRDDGFRLWGNRTLSSDPKWAFVTRVRTMDIVMDAILYGHKWAVDRSITATYVKDVTEGLQAFMRDLKNQGAIINFEVFADPELNTASQLEQGKVYWNIRFTDVPPAENPNFRVEVTNQWLTEVLDSAA from the coding sequence ATGAGTGGATTCTTCCACGGCGTCACCGTGACCAACGTCGACACCGGCGCCCGCAGCATCGCGCTGCCGTCGTCCTCGATCATCGGCCTGGTCGACACCTTCAGCGAAGGCCCGGGCGCCAGCGCCAAGGCCAATGACCTGGTGCTGATCACCAGCGAGCGCGAAGCGGTCGCGGCGTTCGGCCAGGACGCGGCGATCACCAAGGCCTGCCGCGCCATCTACAGCCGCGCCAAGGCGGTCATCGTCGCCTGCGGCGTGGCCAAGCTCGAAGACGCCGCCGAGCAGACCTCGGCGATCATCGGCAACGTGCTGGCCGACGGCAAGCGCACCGGCCTGCAGGCGCTGCTCGACGGCAAGAGCCGTTTCAACGCCCAGCCACGCCTGCTGGTCACCCCCAAGCACAGCGCCACCCCAGCCGTCGGCACCGCCCTGGTGGCCCTGGCCGACAAGCTGCGCGCCATCGCCATCATCGACGGCCCCAACAGCACCGACGAAGCGGCCATCGCCTACGCCAAGAACTTCGGCGCCAAGCGCGCCTTCCTGGTCGACCCAGGCGTGCGCTACTGGGACAACGCCGAACAGGCCACCGTCGATGCGCCAGGCTCGGCCTGGGTCGCTGGCCTGTTCGCCTTCACCGACCGCGAGTACGGCTTCTGGGCTTCGCCGTCGAACAAGGAGTTCGTCGGCATCACCGGCACCAGCCGCGCCGTGGAGTTCCTCGATGGCGACGACAGCTGCCGCGCCAACCTGCTGAACAACGCCAACATCGCCACCATCATCCGCGACGACGGCTTCCGCCTGTGGGGCAACCGTACCCTGTCGAGCGACCCGAAATGGGCCTTCGTCACCCGCGTGCGGACCATGGACATCGTCATGGACGCGATCCTCTACGGCCACAAGTGGGCCGTCGACCGCTCCATCACCGCCACTTACGTCAAGGACGTCACCGAAGGCTTGCAGGCCTTCATGCGCGACCTGAAGAACCAGGGCGCGATCATCAACTTCGAGGTGTTCGCCGACCCGGAGCTGAACACCGCCAGCCAGCTGGAGCAGGGCAAGGTGTACTGGAACATCCGCTTCACCGATGTGCCGCCTGCCGAAAACCCCAATTTCCGCGTCGAAGTCACCAACCAGTGGCTGACCGAAGTCCTCGATTCCGCCGCTTAA
- a CDS encoding phage tail tip fiber protein gives MQWMVVFLVNLFSVTHQPDRAPKSVFAVNNGQVFMSRVIINQAGIIKLIITGEGKHSNYIQRQHGIRMRLMTSEFEVDGIRPGQGRTCITHQLMHSDDVNGVLRIRMEGGSDGRYRCI, from the coding sequence ATGCAGTGGATGGTTGTATTCCTGGTCAACCTGTTCTCCGTCACGCATCAACCCGATAGGGCGCCGAAGTCCGTGTTCGCCGTTAACAACGGCCAGGTGTTCATGAGCCGCGTGATCATAAACCAGGCAGGCATCATCAAATTGATCATCACCGGTGAAGGGAAGCATTCAAATTATATCCAGAGGCAGCATGGTATTCGCATGAGGCTCATGACAAGTGAGTTTGAGGTGGATGGCATACGCCCAGGTCAAGGGCGTACCTGCATCACCCATCAGCTTATGCACAGCGATGATGTAAATGGCGTGTTGCGCATTAGAATGGAGGGTGGTAGTGACGGCAGGTATCGCTGTATATAA
- a CDS encoding phage tail assembly chaperone, with protein sequence MHVQFKSATHAEVCASFAGPQDPMYYLNLGEVEENDERYVSFIRRMNIVNAVGAVSAERGWRDKMLAGAVWLRDRHRDQLEIGATTTLTADQFAELLVFMQALRDWPQSEAFPDVSARPVPPAFLEQSGGDQ encoded by the coding sequence ATGCACGTACAATTTAAGAGTGCCACGCATGCCGAGGTTTGCGCCTCATTCGCAGGGCCACAAGACCCTATGTATTACCTAAACCTCGGTGAGGTAGAGGAAAACGATGAACGCTATGTTTCGTTCATTAGGCGGATGAACATTGTAAATGCTGTTGGAGCGGTATCTGCGGAAAGAGGGTGGCGCGACAAGATGTTGGCCGGAGCGGTCTGGCTGCGTGATCGGCACCGCGACCAGCTGGAAATTGGCGCCACCACCACGCTGACCGCCGATCAGTTCGCCGAGCTGCTGGTGTTCATGCAGGCTTTGCGCGACTGGCCCCAGTCCGAGGCGTTTCCTGACGTATCAGCGCGGCCGGTGCCCCCGGCTTTCCTTGAGCAATCAGGGGGTGATCAATGA
- a CDS encoding baseplate assembly protein: MSQVDLSKLPAPQLLEDLDFEVLYQDDLASFRAQLGDAWSANLESDPVTKLLEVGAYRKLLNRARINDAAKALLLAYAQGSDLDQLAANVSLQRLVIQAADPSTIPATEAVLESDDALRERVQLVYEGLTTAGPRNSYILHARNASGRVADATAESPSPAVVDVTVLSLDNDGVASPELLAQVSAYLNDDDIRPVADRVNVRSAEVLPYRVEAVLHMADNGPEFEAILSECRRRLQAWVNPRRRLGVEVARSGIDAQLHIDGVSRVELLGWHDIRPSKAQAAWCTGIDLQRGE; this comes from the coding sequence ATGAGCCAGGTCGACCTGTCGAAACTGCCCGCCCCGCAACTGCTCGAAGACCTCGATTTCGAGGTGCTGTACCAGGATGACCTGGCGAGCTTTCGCGCCCAGCTGGGCGACGCCTGGAGCGCCAACCTGGAAAGCGACCCGGTCACCAAGCTGCTCGAGGTCGGCGCCTACCGCAAGCTGCTCAACCGGGCGCGCATCAACGACGCGGCCAAGGCGCTGCTGCTGGCCTACGCCCAAGGCAGCGACCTCGACCAACTCGCGGCCAACGTCAGCCTGCAGCGCCTGGTGATCCAGGCCGCCGACCCGAGTACGATCCCAGCGACCGAGGCCGTGCTCGAATCCGACGACGCCCTGCGCGAGCGCGTGCAACTGGTCTATGAAGGCCTGACCACCGCCGGCCCACGCAACAGCTACATCCTCCATGCCCGCAACGCTTCGGGGCGGGTCGCCGACGCGACCGCCGAAAGCCCGTCGCCGGCGGTGGTGGACGTCACTGTGCTGAGCCTGGACAACGACGGCGTGGCCAGCCCCGAGCTGCTGGCGCAGGTAAGCGCCTACCTCAACGACGACGACATCCGCCCGGTCGCCGACCGGGTCAATGTGCGCAGCGCCGAGGTGTTGCCGTACCGCGTCGAGGCGGTGCTGCACATGGCCGACAACGGTCCGGAGTTCGAGGCGATCCTCAGCGAGTGCCGGCGCCGTCTCCAGGCTTGGGTCAATCCGCGTCGACGCCTTGGCGTCGAGGTCGCCCGCTCGGGCATCGACGCGCAATTGCACATCGACGGCGTCAGCCGGGTCGAACTGCTCGGCTGGCACGACATCCGTCCGAGCAAGGCCCAGGCCGCCTGGTGCACCGGCATCGACCTGCAGCGGGGTGAGTGA
- a CDS encoding phage baseplate assembly protein V, with protein sequence MSYATAMHDRMLACLVIPCSVVAVDLAAARVRVSDGDWTSAWVRWHGQAAGKARHWRAPSLGEQGVLISPSGEPAQGTFVPGLYGDAGSAPDDRDHVEVWRFADGGSLSYDWQAGRYDIQLPTGNARVQVGASTLLVSDDAISLEASAITLTGKVTVNGPLLVSGDINGGGRIIDTAGNTANHKH encoded by the coding sequence ATGAGCTACGCCACGGCGATGCACGACCGCATGCTGGCGTGCCTGGTGATTCCCTGCTCGGTGGTGGCGGTGGACCTGGCCGCGGCACGGGTGCGGGTAAGCGACGGCGACTGGACCAGCGCCTGGGTGCGCTGGCATGGCCAGGCCGCCGGCAAGGCCCGCCACTGGCGGGCACCGAGCCTGGGCGAGCAGGGTGTGCTGATCAGCCCCAGCGGCGAGCCGGCACAAGGTACTTTCGTGCCTGGCCTGTATGGCGATGCCGGCAGCGCACCGGATGACCGCGATCATGTGGAAGTCTGGCGTTTCGCCGACGGCGGTTCGCTGAGCTATGACTGGCAGGCCGGGCGCTATGACATCCAGCTGCCCACGGGCAACGCGCGTGTCCAGGTCGGCGCCAGCACCCTGTTGGTCAGCGACGATGCGATCAGCCTTGAGGCCAGTGCCATCACCCTGACCGGCAAGGTCACGGTCAACGGCCCGCTGTTGGTCAGCGGCGACATCAATGGCGGCGGGCGGATCATCGACACCGCCGGCAACACCGCCAATCACAAGCATTGA
- a CDS encoding phage tail protein I produces the protein MQSLLPLNRTPLERAIEVAADEDLKVTLRTLYNPDTCPAHLLYQLAWAWSVDRWDDSWSEAIKRSVIRSAFFVHAHKGTLGALRRVVEPFGYLIEVQEWWQAQPAGVPGTFALKVGVADSGIDEQTYQELTRLIEDAKPVSRHLVGLDISLESHIPAYQAVALYDGELLEVLPWQASDIDVHLGAYNLVSDHTSDILDIYLNG, from the coding sequence ATGCAGAGTCTTCTGCCGCTCAACCGCACGCCACTGGAACGGGCCATCGAGGTGGCCGCCGACGAAGACCTCAAGGTCACGTTGCGCACCCTCTACAACCCCGACACCTGCCCGGCGCACCTGCTTTACCAACTGGCCTGGGCCTGGTCGGTGGACCGCTGGGACGACAGCTGGAGCGAGGCGATCAAGCGCTCGGTGATCCGCTCGGCGTTCTTCGTCCACGCCCACAAGGGCACCCTCGGTGCCTTGCGCCGGGTGGTCGAGCCATTCGGCTACCTGATCGAGGTGCAGGAATGGTGGCAGGCCCAGCCTGCCGGCGTGCCGGGGACCTTTGCCCTGAAGGTCGGGGTGGCGGACAGCGGTATCGATGAACAGACCTATCAAGAGCTGACCCGACTGATCGAGGACGCCAAGCCGGTCAGCCGGCACTTGGTCGGGCTCGACATCAGCCTCGAAAGCCACATCCCCGCCTATCAGGCCGTTGCGCTCTACGACGGTGAACTGCTGGAGGTACTTCCCTGGCAGGCATCGGACATCGACGTACACCTGGGCGCTTACAACCTGGTGAGCGACCACACCTCGGACATACTGGACATCTACCTCAATGGCTAA
- a CDS encoding GPW/gp25 family protein codes for MIGLDRRTGQSLSGVAHLRQSIEDILTTPLGSRRMRPEYGSQLRRYVDLPVNEGWKSAVQAEVARALGRWEPRLQLERVKVLAVLDGQVSLALSGRYLGDDALVEVTV; via the coding sequence ATGATCGGCCTGGACCGCCGCACCGGTCAGTCCTTGTCGGGCGTCGCCCACTTGCGTCAATCCATCGAAGACATCCTCACCACCCCGCTGGGCAGCCGGCGCATGCGCCCGGAGTACGGCAGCCAACTGCGTCGCTACGTCGACCTGCCGGTCAACGAAGGCTGGAAGAGCGCGGTGCAGGCCGAAGTGGCCCGCGCCCTCGGACGCTGGGAGCCGCGCCTGCAACTGGAGCGGGTCAAGGTACTGGCCGTGCTCGACGGCCAGGTCAGCCTGGCCCTGAGTGGCCGCTACCTGGGCGACGACGCCCTGGTGGAGGTGACCGTATGA
- a CDS encoding phage tail protein — protein sequence MANSTTQFGGFLTNVGIAQQANTAVLGLPWNITHMLIGDAGGEPSQTPDPTPKPTQTALVRQVYRAQLNALYQSPADPGVLVAELVLPPETGGWWIRELALEDANGNFIAVAKPAPSYKPLLAQGSGRTQTIRMHVVFGNLANVTLKIDPSIVLATRDYVDKAREAAELYARNQLKAHLEAADPHPQYLRRADAAKDVGPLAWLGIATGTANALTLKLKSGESALAAYAPGQRFQFQASATNTGAVTVRINGLAAVAVKKSGNAGLVDLVGGDIRSGVLYDLNYDGTSFQLGGGVGASRAFERFSFEASVGQTVFNLAHTVGSTIVLRNGREITDYLSDGLKITFKAPCSLGEAVEILAFSSFQAANSYTKAETQALLNTASALPVGTMLPFPRGTVPAGFLEVDGSTQSAAVYPDLAAYLGGAFNTGNEAAGFFRLPDTRGEFLRGWDHGRGVDPGRGVGTWIDESLKSHYHKDVSFVDNVGGGQGASGVTGAAATPSTVFGKAYGSSSSTAKGYIETSPGSMSGAIGGLVSGSTGGVETRPRSIAVMWCIKAWSAPVNQGQIDVAALVAELTVLRSSTPVGAILPFPKAEVPAGYLELDGSLQSAATYPDLAAYLGTTYNKGVEPAGFFRLPDSRGEFLRGWDHGRGVDVGRELGSNQLDAFKSHGHGAPMWASNVLDNTGGPFFVGADAGGVATGTNFTNLTSTGGGETRPRNLAVMWCIKAWNAPVNQGQIDVAALAAAVDEQAVNGPVVGSMRNASMSVTSISSSATFTATEIIVGSGDGRTYCIRNFKQVVNLTVVGKGGVDTGTIPANGFAALYALLNTATKEVAVMAVNASAAAAVSEIYAGAHMPGGFNASALISIVPMHTTANTFAIVSQLDREVQIIQKNVLNISSSYSLDLVPLNIAPAVPFNAKKVGVYASANQLSAGQGVAMNLAGNTQGTGGFAVMASVTNSAMTGGGYGDLIMSTPQNIAYSMMNGSNGGYQVNVRSYMF from the coding sequence ATGGCTAACTCAACGACCCAATTCGGTGGGTTCCTGACCAACGTGGGCATCGCCCAGCAGGCCAACACCGCCGTGCTGGGGCTGCCCTGGAACATCACCCACATGTTGATCGGTGATGCTGGCGGCGAGCCTTCGCAGACCCCCGACCCAACGCCCAAACCAACCCAGACCGCGCTGGTGCGCCAGGTCTATCGGGCTCAACTCAATGCCCTGTATCAATCGCCTGCCGACCCTGGCGTGCTGGTGGCCGAACTGGTTCTGCCACCGGAAACCGGTGGCTGGTGGATCCGCGAGCTGGCGCTGGAGGATGCCAACGGCAACTTCATTGCCGTGGCCAAACCGGCGCCCAGCTACAAGCCGCTGCTGGCACAAGGTTCCGGGCGCACCCAGACCATCCGCATGCATGTGGTGTTCGGCAACCTCGCCAATGTCACGCTCAAGATCGACCCGAGTATCGTCCTGGCCACTCGCGATTACGTCGACAAAGCCCGCGAAGCGGCAGAGTTGTATGCGCGTAACCAACTCAAGGCGCATCTGGAGGCAGCCGACCCCCACCCGCAGTACCTGCGTCGTGCCGACGCGGCCAAAGACGTCGGGCCGCTAGCCTGGCTTGGTATTGCCACCGGCACCGCCAATGCCTTGACACTGAAACTCAAGAGCGGCGAATCGGCCCTGGCAGCCTATGCCCCTGGCCAGCGCTTCCAGTTCCAAGCCAGCGCCACCAATACCGGTGCCGTGACGGTGCGTATCAATGGCTTGGCCGCCGTGGCAGTGAAGAAGTCCGGCAATGCCGGCCTGGTCGACTTGGTAGGCGGTGACATCCGTAGCGGTGTCCTGTACGACCTGAATTACGACGGAACCAGTTTCCAACTAGGCGGTGGTGTCGGCGCAAGCAGGGCGTTCGAGCGCTTTTCATTCGAGGCGTCGGTCGGCCAGACCGTCTTCAACCTGGCGCATACCGTCGGCAGCACCATCGTGCTGCGCAATGGCCGCGAGATCACCGACTACCTGTCCGATGGCCTGAAAATCACCTTCAAGGCTCCGTGCAGCCTTGGCGAAGCTGTGGAGATCCTGGCATTCAGTTCGTTCCAGGCTGCGAACAGCTACACCAAGGCCGAGACCCAGGCGCTGCTGAATACTGCATCGGCGTTGCCGGTGGGAACCATGCTGCCGTTCCCGAGGGGGACGGTGCCGGCGGGCTTCCTTGAGGTCGACGGCAGTACCCAGAGTGCGGCGGTGTATCCGGACCTGGCTGCTTACCTGGGTGGGGCGTTCAACACGGGCAATGAGGCTGCAGGATTCTTCCGCCTGCCGGATACCCGCGGTGAGTTTTTGCGAGGTTGGGATCATGGACGCGGTGTAGATCCAGGGCGAGGAGTGGGAACATGGATAGACGAATCCCTGAAGTCTCACTACCACAAGGATGTGAGCTTCGTGGACAACGTCGGCGGTGGGCAAGGTGCGAGCGGAGTTACCGGCGCGGCGGCTACCCCTTCCACCGTGTTTGGCAAGGCTTACGGCAGCTCTTCCTCGACGGCCAAGGGCTACATTGAAACTTCGCCAGGCTCTATGTCTGGCGCAATTGGTGGCTTGGTATCTGGCTCTACTGGTGGTGTGGAGACGAGGCCCCGAAGCATTGCCGTAATGTGGTGCATCAAGGCCTGGAGCGCGCCGGTAAATCAGGGCCAGATCGACGTCGCGGCCCTTGTTGCCGAACTGACGGTATTGCGCTCCTCGACACCTGTCGGTGCGATCCTGCCGTTCCCCAAGGCCGAGGTACCAGCCGGTTACCTCGAGCTTGATGGCAGTCTTCAAAGCGCGGCGACCTACCCGGATCTGGCGGCTTACCTGGGCACCACGTACAACAAAGGTGTAGAGCCGGCAGGGTTCTTCCGCTTGCCGGACTCGCGAGGAGAATTCCTGCGTGGTTGGGATCATGGGCGAGGGGTTGATGTCGGGCGTGAGCTTGGCAGCAACCAACTTGACGCCTTCAAGAGCCATGGTCACGGAGCCCCGATGTGGGCATCCAATGTTCTGGATAACACCGGCGGCCCGTTCTTTGTCGGCGCTGATGCTGGTGGAGTCGCTACAGGTACAAACTTCACAAACCTTACCTCCACGGGCGGTGGGGAGACTCGCCCACGCAACCTGGCGGTCATGTGGTGTATCAAGGCTTGGAATGCGCCTGTGAATCAGGGGCAGATCGATGTTGCTGCGTTGGCGGCAGCAGTCGATGAGCAAGCTGTGAATGGCCCTGTCGTTGGTAGCATGCGTAATGCGTCGATGAGCGTTACGTCGATTTCATCGAGCGCCACATTTACAGCAACTGAGATTATCGTAGGTTCAGGGGATGGGCGGACTTACTGTATCAGGAATTTTAAACAGGTAGTCAACCTCACCGTTGTTGGTAAGGGCGGTGTTGACACGGGTACGATCCCAGCGAATGGTTTTGCCGCACTGTATGCGTTGCTCAATACCGCGACCAAGGAAGTGGCGGTTATGGCGGTAAATGCCAGTGCGGCGGCCGCTGTCTCCGAAATTTACGCCGGAGCACATATGCCCGGAGGCTTCAATGCTTCTGCGTTAATCAGTATTGTGCCAATGCATACGACTGCCAATACCTTCGCAATTGTTTCTCAGCTTGATCGAGAAGTTCAAATCATACAGAAGAATGTGCTGAATATTAGTTCGAGCTACAGCCTTGACTTGGTGCCGCTAAATATTGCTCCGGCCGTCCCCTTCAACGCAAAAAAGGTTGGGGTGTATGCAAGTGCCAACCAACTTTCTGCGGGTCAGGGAGTTGCAATGAATCTGGCCGGTAACACTCAGGGTACAGGTGGTTTTGCTGTGATGGCGTCGGTAACAAACTCCGCCATGACTGGAGGCGGTTATGGTGACCTGATAATGAGCACTCCGCAGAACATCGCTTACAGCATGATGAATGGTTCTAATGGCGGTTACCAAGTCAACGTTCGTAGCTATATGTTTTAA
- a CDS encoding phage tail assembly protein — protein MTQAKKLPQWLTVDAERVTVRLSRPSEANGVQVDSLSLRAPTVRDIRNAQAGGAGDDEQRELNLFASLAEVGVKDLEGLALKDYSRLQNGYFRLVQDDEV, from the coding sequence ATGACTCAAGCGAAGAAACTTCCACAATGGCTGACCGTCGACGCCGAGCGCGTGACCGTGCGCCTGTCGCGCCCCAGCGAGGCCAACGGCGTGCAGGTCGACAGCCTGTCTTTGCGCGCACCGACCGTGCGTGACATCCGCAACGCCCAGGCCGGTGGCGCGGGCGATGACGAACAGCGCGAGCTGAACCTGTTCGCCTCGCTGGCCGAAGTCGGCGTCAAGGACCTGGAGGGCCTGGCCCTGAAGGACTACAGCCGCCTGCAGAACGGCTATTTTCGCCTGGTGCAGGACGACGAGGTTTGA